Proteins encoded within one genomic window of Pseudorasbora parva isolate DD20220531a chromosome 3, ASM2467924v1, whole genome shotgun sequence:
- the LOC137071958 gene encoding leukotriene B4 receptor 1-like, with protein MEYQNISNDSLFARTPMDVLTSSTVLGLCCAIGVPGNLAVMAMLAQHLKDASFTPKLMMSLAVSDLLSLIFLPLWIYALVNGWVFGRGLCKFFSYVVYWSLYSSVLSVTLMSVQRYLQVLYSQRWAKLGRKGQTGLLFGIWLSSGALASYAFYYRSVEQKKDGIPHCYQDYKNTQGKIFVLLVETLVMFVVPFFSLLCFYLQLHQRLRQSAIRSHRFTKLSIRIVMAFFIFSTPCMINNIVLMVVPWELEGSHNVTGALFFINSCVNPFLYAFSARALRSRSRQDSDQPQQYQNETEDAENL; from the coding sequence ATGGAGTACCAGAATATTTCTAATGACTCTCTGTTTGCCCGTACCCCAATGGACGTGCTGACGTCTAGCACTGTTCTGGGATTGTGCTGTGCGATAGGTGTACCAGGAAATCTAGCGGTGATGGCCATGCTCGCCCAACATTTAAAGGATGCCAGCTTCACCCCGAAACTGATGATGAGTCTGGCTGTCTCGGATCTACTGAGTCTGATTTTTCTGCCTCTGTGGATCTATGCCCTTGTCAATGGCTGGGTTTTTGGCAGAGGTCTATGTAAGTTTTTTTCCTATGTAGTGTACTGGAGCCTTTACAGTAGTGTGCTTTCTGTCACCTTGATGAGTGTGCAAAGGTACCTGCAGGTGCTGTATTCTCAGCGATGGGCGAAGCTTGGAAGGAAGGGTCAAACGGGACTGCTTTTTGGGATATGGCTATCAAGTGGAGCTTTGGCTTCTTACGCTTTTTATTATCGAAGCGTTGAGCAGAAGAAGGATGGGATTCCACACTGTTATCAGGATTATAAGAATACTCAAGGCAAAATTTTTGTCTTACTTGTGGAGACTCTAGTCATGTTTGTTGTGCCTTTCTTCAGCCTGTTGTGCTTCTACCTTCAACTGCACCAACGGCTAAGACAATCAGCTATCAGGAGCCACAGATTCACAAAACTGTCCATACgaattgtaatggccttcttcATATTCTCCACCCCCTGTATGATCAACAACATTGTTTTAATGGTAGTGCCATGGGAATTAGAGGGCAGCCACAATGTAACCGGAGCTCTTTTCTTCATCAACAGTTGCGTGAACCCCTTTCTTTACGCCTTTTCTGCTCGAGCGCTGCGATCCAGAAGTAGACAGGATTCAGACCAGCCACAACAATATCAGAATGAAACTGAGGATGCAGAAAATCTTTAG